In one Pungitius pungitius chromosome 13, fPunPun2.1, whole genome shotgun sequence genomic region, the following are encoded:
- the zfp36l2 gene encoding mRNA decay activator protein ZFP36L2 isoform X1 gives MKDGVRQQAWGKDMSATVLSAFYDMDMLYKQQDKSLNMNALHINSMLDKKAVGAPVTSPGSGPFSPGFFRRNSTSNLEAMNNGNKYSMGSYGSLKENTPGGNSSATALMNKENKFRDRAYSDNGDRGVLQQKPGSQINSTRYKTELCRPFEENGSCKYGEKCQFAHGYHELRSLSRHPKYKTEPCRTFHTIGFCPYGPRCHFIHNADERRPAPATNVNMQLSESRSVRDLCSYGQRDSLPPQLGYTQRDRPKLHHSLSFSGFSSHHGLESPLLDSPMSRTPPPATTASSSCTSTSSFYEDVLSPNSMSCINSAFSFPGQDLKALLAPLAVHTPSGYANNHSTGAYYGNMQGGACPPSPPTYNMSHLQALRRLSESPVFELPPSPPDSLSDRESYASGSLSSSGSLSGSESPSLDAGRRLPIFSRLSISDD, from the exons ATGAAAGACGGAGTGCGGCAGCAAGCCTGGGGAAAAGACATGTCTGCGACCGTCTTGTCTGCGTTCTACGACATGGACATGCTCTACAAG CAGCAAGATAAAAGCTTGAACATGAACGCCCTCCACATCAACAGCATGCTGGACAAGAAAGCGGTCGGGGCTCCGGTCACGTCTCCGGGCTCCGGCCCTTTCTCTCCGGGATTTTTCCGCAGAAACTCAACGAGCAACTTGGAGGCAATGAACAACGGCAACAAATACTCGATGGGCTCCTACGGCAGCCTGAAGGAGAACACGCCCGGCGGCAACAGCAGCGCCACGGCCCTCATGAACAAGGAGAACAAGTTCCGCGACCGCGCGTACAGCGACAACGGAGACCGGGGCGTGCTGCAGCAGAAGCCCGGCTCTCAAATCAACTCCACCCGCTACAAGACCGAGCTCTGCCGGCCCTTCGAGGAGAACGGGTCGTGCAAGTACGGGGAGAAATGTCAGTTCGCGCACGGCTACCACGAGTTGAGGAGCTTGTCCCGCCACCCCAAGTACAAAACGGAGCCGTGTCGCACCTTCCACACCATCGGTTTCTGCCCCTACGGTCCCCGGTGTCACTTTATCCACAACGCCGACGAGCGCCGGCCGGCCCCGGCCACCAACGTGAACATGCAGCTGAGTGAGTCCCGGTCGGTTCGCGACCTGTGCAGCTACGGCCAGCGGGACTCCCTGCCGCCGCAGCTCGGCTACACCCAGAGGGACAGACCAAAGCTTCACCACAGCCTCAGCTTCTCCGGCTTCTCCAGCCACCACGGACTCGAGTCCCCCCTGCTGGACAGCCCCATGTCGCGGACCCCACCGCCGGCcaccaccgcctcctcctcctgcacctccacctcgaGCTTCTACGAGGACGTGCTCTCTCCCAACTCCATGTCCTGCATCAACAGTGCCTTCTCCTTCCCTGGGCAGGACTTAAAAGCCTTGCTGGCCCCGCTGGCCGTGCACACCCCGAGCGGGTACGCCAACAACCACTCCACCGGCGCCTACTACGGGAACATGCAGGGCGGCGCCTGCCCGCCCTCCCCGCCGACGTACAACATGAGCCACTTGCAGGCGCTGCGCCGCCTCAGCGAGTCGCCGGTGTTCGAGCTTCCTCCCAGCCCGCCCGACTCGCTCTCCGACCGGGAGAGCTACGCGAGCGGGTCCCTCAGCTCTTCCGGGAGCCTCAGCGGCTCCGAGTCCCCGAGTCTGGACGCTGGGAGGCGTTTGCCAATCTTCAGCAGGCTGTCGATTTCAGATGACTAA
- the zfp36l2 gene encoding mRNA decay activator protein ZFP36L2 isoform X2 — protein MKDGVRQQAWGKDMSATVLSAFYDMDMLYKQDKSLNMNALHINSMLDKKAVGAPVTSPGSGPFSPGFFRRNSTSNLEAMNNGNKYSMGSYGSLKENTPGGNSSATALMNKENKFRDRAYSDNGDRGVLQQKPGSQINSTRYKTELCRPFEENGSCKYGEKCQFAHGYHELRSLSRHPKYKTEPCRTFHTIGFCPYGPRCHFIHNADERRPAPATNVNMQLSESRSVRDLCSYGQRDSLPPQLGYTQRDRPKLHHSLSFSGFSSHHGLESPLLDSPMSRTPPPATTASSSCTSTSSFYEDVLSPNSMSCINSAFSFPGQDLKALLAPLAVHTPSGYANNHSTGAYYGNMQGGACPPSPPTYNMSHLQALRRLSESPVFELPPSPPDSLSDRESYASGSLSSSGSLSGSESPSLDAGRRLPIFSRLSISDD, from the exons ATGAAAGACGGAGTGCGGCAGCAAGCCTGGGGAAAAGACATGTCTGCGACCGTCTTGTCTGCGTTCTACGACATGGACATGCTCTACAAG CAAGATAAAAGCTTGAACATGAACGCCCTCCACATCAACAGCATGCTGGACAAGAAAGCGGTCGGGGCTCCGGTCACGTCTCCGGGCTCCGGCCCTTTCTCTCCGGGATTTTTCCGCAGAAACTCAACGAGCAACTTGGAGGCAATGAACAACGGCAACAAATACTCGATGGGCTCCTACGGCAGCCTGAAGGAGAACACGCCCGGCGGCAACAGCAGCGCCACGGCCCTCATGAACAAGGAGAACAAGTTCCGCGACCGCGCGTACAGCGACAACGGAGACCGGGGCGTGCTGCAGCAGAAGCCCGGCTCTCAAATCAACTCCACCCGCTACAAGACCGAGCTCTGCCGGCCCTTCGAGGAGAACGGGTCGTGCAAGTACGGGGAGAAATGTCAGTTCGCGCACGGCTACCACGAGTTGAGGAGCTTGTCCCGCCACCCCAAGTACAAAACGGAGCCGTGTCGCACCTTCCACACCATCGGTTTCTGCCCCTACGGTCCCCGGTGTCACTTTATCCACAACGCCGACGAGCGCCGGCCGGCCCCGGCCACCAACGTGAACATGCAGCTGAGTGAGTCCCGGTCGGTTCGCGACCTGTGCAGCTACGGCCAGCGGGACTCCCTGCCGCCGCAGCTCGGCTACACCCAGAGGGACAGACCAAAGCTTCACCACAGCCTCAGCTTCTCCGGCTTCTCCAGCCACCACGGACTCGAGTCCCCCCTGCTGGACAGCCCCATGTCGCGGACCCCACCGCCGGCcaccaccgcctcctcctcctgcacctccacctcgaGCTTCTACGAGGACGTGCTCTCTCCCAACTCCATGTCCTGCATCAACAGTGCCTTCTCCTTCCCTGGGCAGGACTTAAAAGCCTTGCTGGCCCCGCTGGCCGTGCACACCCCGAGCGGGTACGCCAACAACCACTCCACCGGCGCCTACTACGGGAACATGCAGGGCGGCGCCTGCCCGCCCTCCCCGCCGACGTACAACATGAGCCACTTGCAGGCGCTGCGCCGCCTCAGCGAGTCGCCGGTGTTCGAGCTTCCTCCCAGCCCGCCCGACTCGCTCTCCGACCGGGAGAGCTACGCGAGCGGGTCCCTCAGCTCTTCCGGGAGCCTCAGCGGCTCCGAGTCCCCGAGTCTGGACGCTGGGAGGCGTTTGCCAATCTTCAGCAGGCTGTCGATTTCAGATGACTAA